The Biomphalaria glabrata chromosome 7, xgBioGlab47.1, whole genome shotgun sequence region ATGAATGATTTCTAAAAGCTAATCTCACCCTCAATAGCTTGAAGTTTTGTGTTCCTGTTTAGCAACCACTCTTGCAATGTGATAGAGCAGAGTTCCATCTGAATGTACAGTGTTATTGAGCTCTTGGAACAGGAAGGCAATATTTGTAAATAAGATAACACACGAATACATAAATTGAGGACAGCCtccctcccccccacacacttaaatgtttaaaaaaaaaaaaaagaaaaaagtaatttgTATGGATGTTGTGGAtaagtgcttaataaatattgctttgaaaaaatgtttacaagtatgaacatgaaaaataaaagtgcataattttgcaaaataacaaatagctaaaaaaaaattcacctatgagcttttttacaaaaatGCTCTAGATTATTTTGCAATGTTGAATAGTTTACTTTGGCTAGAGTTCAGCTCTTAAGGAGCAGCGCACATAGAATACATCAAGGcctgaaagctttttttttttacatcctcCAACTGAACAGCAATGAAAATGCTGTTCCACAAATACTTTTACCTCATGAATTGTAGGAGCCCTTACTCCCTCCCTGAAAAAATAGAAATTCTCTTTTCTGAAGCTccacatatttaaatataaacctGGCTTCTATTGCATTCCTTTTCACACATTAGTACACATGTTCATAAAGCCAAtttgttcatttgtttaaataaagtagcaacatacaaacaaacagatgGAAAATCTTTTTAAGCTGTCCAATATTTTTAACATCTCTGGTACATATTGCAGTTATAGAAATTCATGATGAGAGAAGTGGTAAAATCTGTATATAGTTTCAATGTTGTCTGAGTAACAATTGAATTGCCTCAAAGCTTAACTCCATTAGGATATAAACTCAACCCATCAAGTATTGTTACCTATGTCCTCCCACCAATTATTCTATTGATAACATTTTTTGAGATTTCAGAACTATTTTAGGAAAAAATGTTTTCGCAAAATACATTTGCTCAACTttagtagaaaacaccaaagttTTCTTGAATAACAATTTTAGTAAATAAAGAGGATTtgtcaaaatgtaaataaatttagaaGGTGTATAAAATATGTAATTAAAAAGATTCAAATACATACCTGAAAGTCATATACTTTTTGTTTGTCTATAATATCTTCAGTTTCATAAGCATAGCTGGTTTTCTTATTATATGCCCAGTGCAATTTATCAggaatcatttctttttttatcccAATAACAGGATGGCTTATTGAATCAAGCCAGTCACTACTTTCTTCAACAACAGCCAATGAATTTTTGTCTCCCAAACCATTGTCACCAGTTTGAAATGAAACAGAATTTTCCTCTGCAACTTTTTTACTGGGCCGAGAGATTGTATCCATGTGAGGAAATGAAAGATGATCCTCTTTAAACGTTTTTTCGTAatcatgtgttaaagttaatccTTTAGAGATTAATGATGTATGTACCAAACGAGATTGATTTAAATGCACACTGTGATCAGAAGAAAGTTTTCTAGTATCCAATAAGTCCCCAGAATGAGTCACGGATTCTGTTTTGACAAAGTTGATTTCATAATAAGAATGAGCACTGTGGGCAGATGTCACATGGTCATTCATCTCAGCGTGGCTCTCAAGGGCAACAAGGGCCTCACTTTGACTCTGTGACTTGCAGTTGTTTTCTGAGAAGTTAATAGATTGAACCTCCTCATCTTTATTGTACATCTTTAAGCTAGAGATCTGAGACTGTTCTCTGTGAACCATTGTAGAACTTGCTAACAAAATGTCAGCATTCTGTCTTAGACTTGTTGGCTTGGATGGTGATAGGGAATCTTTAACCATAATACTGCTAAATAATTTGGCTTTCATTGCAAGACCATTGCCATCTAATTCTGGATAATGTGCAGGAGTTTCTTGAGTGTTTTCTTCCCCATCCGAGACAAATGCTATACTGTAACTTGTGCTGTTGTTTTTACTAAAgaacaaacaacattttctgTCAGTAATTTTGACCAAATGAACCATTATAAATGACTAGATCCTTTGTAAACACATTGTAGATAATACAAATTTTTCTAGGCAAAAtatgttaatttattatatataaataaatagaaaaaataattaactcaAATGATGGTACACATTTACAAGGCAACATTTGTTAACAATAGATTTAAAATACCTTTCAGTAGCACTTGTGTACTCTTGTTTCTGTGGGCTAGATGGGAGTGATTTTCCTGCATTACACAAAATAAGATGCATGTAAGAGGTACTTTGCAGCATGAATCTTAAGATCTTAGTTGATCTTAAGTTTGAAAAGTAACATAACAAAtacaatacacacaaaaaaagacaaacaacaaacaaacaaacaccagTGCATGTCCCTTACCTGTGCTAGCCATGTATGGGTTATCATACTCCATCCAAGCTGCATTATAACCAACTATATTTGAATGGTGAAGATTGGCCAAAGCTTTTACTTCTCTAAGCAGCTACAGAGCATAAAAAcaactttctattttttaatgtgaaccttcattataaagaaaatatagtgGAATgttataagactaagactaagactgctttattgatccttatggaaatttgttgtgattacaagtactcttttctcatataaagacaacacaacagatacatacacataaatagaacaaacacacaaagaAGATATAGTATGATATTGAAACAAAGACTAAAAATGTTTACCTTTAAAAGTGTTTCTGTAtttttatgcttgaattttatttttttaacagcatACTCACAACCATCTAGATAGTTCCTCGCCTGTAAAGAAACAGAACAAATTTGTTGGGACACATTTTCAAATATGTCTGTACACTGTAATATGGGGagcgtaacaataaatggaaacaagtttttaaaatagtttctttCAATTAGCTAAAGGAAAAATGAGTTAAGTGTGTGTTACCAATGGTAAACATGGTTGTCAATGACAGGCAGCATAATGGCTATAGGTTAACAGGGTTGTCCAGTAAAATGACAAACCCCAATGACTTCCCCAGTACAAAAAACTTCAGGTACCCACTACACTATAATGTCCTCACTTAAGTAAAATGTAGACACCATCTTATATATCTAGAAGTCATGCACCTCATAGCTATTCTATAATGCAACCAGctaatacatatttaaaaacaaaaaggttagggttaaaaaagaaagagtgcAAATGTTTCATACATCATTTTGGCAGGTGCAATATACACCTCGTTTATTATTACTATGTAAAATGTGGTACAAACATTACAATCAATCAGTAAAATGACTTACTTTATAGACAGAACCAAAACCTCCTTTTCCTAAAAGACATAGTTCTTCAAACTCAAATCTGTAACGTGATGTTTGCTGGGAAATGACATCCTCCTCAAGGCTTAAactgttatatatttatatatatatatttatttatttatatacatatatatacattttaaaaagaattttaataaaaatgattaaatCAATGCTTTGACCTTTTGCATATTTAACatgcatacaaaaaaataaaaacacccAAAAAGAACTACATACTTGAGATAAGGCTCCACTGATGGTAAAGCTAGTAGTGATTTACTCTGCAAAATTTCAAACATTAAGAACAATTgtgaaaataaataactttaactCTAAATGGTATACAAacatttgaacatgtttttttattgctcaTGAATAAAATATAGACACTATTTCCAAGTGTGGTCACCTTATTTAGAGACTGGATGGCAGTTCTCATGATTTTGTCAAACATAGCCCTTTGTTGGAAGCGCAAGCTGCTCATTTCATCCAGATGGCTGAGTGGAGCTATGATGTTTAACTTGATGAGTCGATTGCACAGAACTgtatatgtaatttttttatattagatatattatttttttatattaatatattattaatcatagaaaatatattttatgtaaagaCTCTATCAAGCTCTCTGCAAAACATTgcacagtatatatatatatatatatatatatatatatatatatatttagtttgtccattgtggttcgatgatgaccactttgtcatccagggggctgagggctttgcactggggttttatgcctcctcatgtggctggtgagacctatgtgagcccagaatgttatatatatataaaaagcgGCAACAGAACTTTACCATCACATAAAATTGAATAAGTATATGCTGGCAACAGATAATCTAAGTGGACATATGATAATTCCATTAAGATTAAAAACCtaattatattgttattgttttttttaactcgcaGTTGGTTACAAAAAAAACTTCCCTAACATAAATAATTTAGCAAACTTAATctacaaataataacaaatatagaaaatgaaaatgaaaaaacttACTTTTAAACAATTGGCTagcttttgacttttccttagcaTACATGAAACAGAGCTGTTCTAGTAAAGATGCCATTAGAAGATGAGGGTGAATGCTGGTGCTGGATGCCAAAGCTAACATCTTTGCATCTTCCTTATTTTCTAAGTCATTGGTATcccctttcttttcttttatcagGTGTTGAAGTTTGTTATCTACAAAAACTTGGAatgcaaacaaaacaatattttaaattaaaattctactgtaaaaaacaacaaaactccTACTACAACTTAACCCAAAGCAGAATGCCCTTAAAACAATTAAGTGTATTATGATAATACAATAAGCTTTAGAAGGTTCTTGTAGTCCAATATCTCTAGaataacataaacataaatatggTAAACTCTACATCACTTGCATGACAGATCTTTAGAAACTTTACATTTAATGAAAGCAAATAAATGAGTTAGTACACTACAAACTTAAATAATTTATCAACTCTGTTATAATAACTGTgtcaagatgaaaaaaaaataattctgggACAGAATACATCCTGAcaattaaaatgtgtattgaaaacataatacctttttttcaaattttaaaactcATTGATTACTGGTAACTGATATAACTTTGTGGATAGGAATTTTCacctaaatttttaaaaaaggaactgTATTCGAGCTTTGGTTTTATATGATaccctttattttttaaattgtgaacTATTAGCActaaaatgcaatttttttccaattatatatgtttaaaaaaaagcattaagaGAAATACATCTAGACTTACACATTTCCTTCTGTTTAGGCTTGTACTCCTTGTGTCTCTTTGAGTCTTCCAATGTTTTCATAGCTCTTTGAGCTTTCAGTTGCGCTTGATTGGCACGCTGGTCTGACCTCATTGTCATCACCAGAGTGTCACTTTTTACTTTCATTGCTGGGTTGGTCATGCTTTTGTAAATTTCAACCTAAGCACAGTTTGAGATGTTAACTTAAATGTCTAAACAACCTAATCAGGGTTTGAGATGTCAACTGAAATATccaaaaatatgaacaattatTTGCacatctagtatatatatatatatatatatatataaataaataaataaatgaaagtaagagtatatgtatgtatgtcacgCATAGAAATCAAACAGTTTGACCGATCTTAATAAAACTTGCcacaaatgttccttagatcatggcggagaccgtaatGTATGATTAATGTCCCTCTCACAAATAGGGAACCccaaaaatagaaaaaagagCTAAATTGATCTCTATTTAAGAAcaaaactttttgaacaaatcAGGTAAACCCATTTCCACAGTATTTTCTATTTGACATGATTATGTCgtgtaaacccattttcacagtattttctATTTGACATGATTATGTCgtgtaaacccattttcacactctacttttattttcgtttaacataaatctaaatccaatccactagattagaaATACCAAAACTAAGGCCAGCAGACTACGGGTTTACTTGCGTTCAAAGAGCACAGGTATGATGATGTCACTTTCTAGGACAGAAGGAGGGTAGGTTCAGGtttaaggagatttttttttagaaaatttgtATTGATATCAGCTAAACATGAACCATCTAAAATGCTTCTTAATAGGGACTAAAACACATACATGTCATAGCCTATGTGTCAATAGGGGATGTTCACTAATATTAGtttattactatttatataaatgacattaaagaaggctattttaattaaaattgagCTGTTAGGCTTGTGAGAGagcactactttttttttttacactattttattactattttgcCACACGTCACtaaagaaagacaaaggcaaTCAAAAGTGATAGGCTACTAAAGCAAAAAATTtatacaatttacaaacaaacacagTGATAGGCCCAACCctgctctccctctctcttattCTGTCTGGTAGGTACTAAGCGTGCTATCATCAACACagtgccagaaaaaaaaatgtagagggAGGGACAATTATTGATCAATCAGGTACCAAATTTAGAACAGTCACTGAGTAGTGAGCCGTGACCTCCGAGTGAGCAGGCTAGAGATGTAGGGTCacgcaatttttttctttgtgggTCAACTAGTAGGCTACAGTAAAGGTAAAACCTGTGTCTAATGGCCTTGTTGTGGCGTCCGTTACAAACAGAGAAGGAAGCAAATGAGAGTGTGAAATGtaacactgacctatatatctatctgtcttgAGTTggtataaaaagaaattgatataaaaaaagaaaattgaagataatatttttgtaaatacaATAACTATGAAGTGTTCATTAGCACACTGAGAGTGTTGGTTAAGTTACAAAGGGGTGAACGTAGTTCATTAATGTCAGCGCTGGATCTCATTGACCAGACCTGGCCTCTTCAGcatcatattttattgtaactatACTATGTgtagcaaaaacaaaacatcaatttttattgacaaatggATGACAACTTTAAAGACATATATATGCAGTTTTTGCACTAACTAACCATTAGGTAGGGAACTATAGAAATTCAAATGTAAAAATTGCTGCGACAGGGCCAAACCTGTTCATTAGATGGAAATGACTAGatagaaatatattattatagatctaatctatgaCTTGGTAAGTACTAGAGGTCTAGATCTTGATTTAGAGTAGATTCTACTCTACTCTAGTTTACTACTCTAGATTAATAGATTCTTTAAAATCTATATCAATGATTATTTTAGATTCTTATTTTCTACACAATTCTGGaatctagaatgtctagatctagttttttttctagatctgcATCTAGCCAATCTATTCTAGGCAAGTAACACTAACTGTGACTAACAGTAATAGTCAGTAACTTTAGTAAGTAACACTCTAACACTAACACTAGTAACAGTGTCCGTGACTAACACTAACAGTAGTTGACTAGTTACAGTtaggattagatttagatttagtaaAGTAAGTAACACTAGTAACTAGTAACAGTGAATAAAACAAATCTTTGTGATCTCctttttagatagatctattagattTTTATTATGGCAATTTCCGCAATGAGCGTCAATATTTACAAACTGCAACTGTTGCCAGATTGGCTTGGTTGGTTACCGATAAATTAGATATATACCACTCaatccaaaaaataaaataaaatgagttctcttttgttgccaactataaaatatagttctGAAAAAGTTCGATAGCGtttgaaaatgtagatctattttatttaaacaactcatacatttactagatctagtgcaaGTTATAGAGCAAATGtagattatttctagatctaacttttttttgtaatgattttTTGTCTATACTCTTAAGAATTAATAAGtcttaataaaatgttatggatctgtctttgtgttttgtttttcttatttgtgTTATATGTTAATGCATTATTTCATTAGCACGTAAACGTGTGTATGGTACACTGGTACTGGTATGTTTATGATtaaaattggattttttttttttgacaagagTACAGTATAGAAGACTTGCGCCAACAGTTACTGGCACAAAAATCAATAGTTtcagatagatgtagataaGACTTATAGGCTAGTAGGCCAATTTAGATCTcatctttatttaatttaaatcgtAATCATAAATCGTAAtcaaaatattactaaatagatctatttaaaatgtaatcattagtctatatagatctagatggtaTTTAAATtggtttttttctttcacacaaacacacacacacaaatctaaaCCTAGTCTATATCAAATAACGGTACtatatgatagatctataaaaaaaatttattgatctATACCCACTACTGTATGTAAGGAGCAAACTTGGAGATGTCTGACATGGCTAAACACATGTGCCCCATTCTGCTGTTAGGGGTTAGCATGGGCTCAATTAAGGGGCACTGATGAAACCCATGTGGGGCCAGTAAGAGGGGTGAtcattgaggggcctgaaagTGCTTAATTAATTTATGGGCCCCATCTGGGGAACGAACATTGACCCAAACAGGTGCCCTTAGGGGTGAGCTTGGGCTCAGATAGTGGCACAGATTGAGAAAGCTGAAAGAGCTGTAACTCATGGGCTCTATTTGGGGGATGAAAATTGGCCCAAACAATAGGGGTCCTTAAGGGTGAGTTTGGGCTCAGATAGGGTCCCAGATGAATTCAGGATAAAACCCATGCGGGGCCAGTAAGAGGGGCGAACATtgagggctaaacacatggggcCCATTTAGCGATTAATGTTGGCTTAAAAGGGTGCCCTGAAAGGTGAGCCTTGGCTCAGATAGGGGGATCGGATGAATTTCGAATAAAACCAAGTAAGAGCGTcgaacattgaggggcctgcgAGGGCTAAAAACATGGCCCCCATTTTGGGGATCATCGTTGTTCAAATGGGGGTCCTTAAAGGGCGATTGTGGGCACTATCATGGGGCCCAGATGGAGCCCTAGTGGAGGCCAGTAAGGAGCAAACTGCAAGGGGCTTCAAAGGGCTAAACACAATGGCCCTAATCGAAGGCATACGTTGACCCAAGCAGGCCCTTAGGAGTGAGCTTGGGctcagggggcccagatgaaaccCTTTTAGGGACAGTAAGGGGGCAAACATTGAGAAGCCTAAAAGTGCTATAACTCATGGGctccatttgggggatgaaaaTTGGCCCAAACAACAGGGGTCCTAAATGGTGAGTCTgtgctcagttagggggcccaatGAAGCCCTGATAAAACCGGTGGGGACAGTAAGAGGGGCGAACATTGAGGGgtctgaaagggctaaacacatgtgaCCCATTTAGGGATTAATGTTGGTCCAAAAGGGTGCCATTAGGGGTGAACTTGTGGTCGGGGGACCCAGATGAAACCCTCATAGGGCCAGTAATGGGGCAAATATTGAGAAGCCTGAAAAGGCTACAACTCATGGGCTGCATTTGGGGGGTGAAAATTGGCCCAAACAACAGGGGTCCTAAATGGTGAGTCTGGGCTTAGTAGCTCAGTTAGGGGACCCAGATAAATTCCGGTTAAAACCCATGAGGGGCCAGTAAGAGGGGCAAACATTGAAGTCCTGACAAAACTGAAGTGGGGACGGTAAGAGGGGCGAACATTGAGGGgtctgaaagggctaaacacatgtgaCCCATTTAGGGATTAATGTTGGCCCGAAAGGGTGCCCTTAGAGGTAAGCCTGGGCTCAGTAAGTTGGCCCAGATGAATTCCTGATAAACAGACATGGGGCCATTAACAGGga contains the following coding sequences:
- the LOC106061019 gene encoding eukaryotic translation initiation factor 2-alpha kinase 1-like, with product MTNPAMKVKSDTLVMTMRSDQRANQAQLKAQRAMKTLEDSKRHKEYKPKQKEMFFVDNKLQHLIKEKKGDTNDLENKEDAKMLALASSTSIHPHLLMASLLEQLCFMYAKEKSKASQLFKILCNRLIKLNIIAPLSHLDEMSSLRFQQRAMFDKIMRTAIQSLNKSKSLLALPSVEPYLNLSLEEDVISQQTSRYRFEFEELCLLGKGGFGSVYKARNYLDGCEYAVKKIKFKHKNTETLLKLLREVKALANLHHSNIVGYNAAWMEYDNPYMASTGKSLPSSPQKQEYTSATESKNNSTSYSIAFVSDGEENTQETPAHYPELDGNGLAMKAKLFSSIMVKDSLSPSKPTSLRQNADILLASSTMVHREQSQISSLKMYNKDEEVQSINFSENNCKSQSQSEALVALESHAEMNDHVTSAHSAHSYYEINFVKTESVTHSGDLLDTRKLSSDHSVHLNQSRLVHTSLISKGLTLTHDYEKTFKEDHLSFPHMDTISRPSKKVAEENSVSFQTGDNGLGDKNSLAVVEESSDWLDSISHPVIGIKKEMIPDKLHWAYNKKTSYAYETEDIIDKQKVYDFQSSITLYIQMELCSITLQEWLLNRNTKLQAIEDESLRVDNMRIFHQVLMAVNFIHSQGLIHRDLKPRNIFLSGKELHVKIGDFGLAKEDVFSHGREEIILKPTPTDDDTILYLDTHTTGVGTSSYASPEQLKGSHYDIKSDMYSLGVILFEMFNVFTTEMERLKEIEKLRKKGKCSKQFVQKWTLQADAIKALVSTNPTERPSAQELLNSSLFLSREQQIERLQEVIQQQQKELENYKLVLKEKDKAIKERDMKIKEKDKLLFQISKKHIV